From the genome of Mustela lutreola isolate mMusLut2 chromosome 16, mMusLut2.pri, whole genome shotgun sequence, one region includes:
- the LOC131818884 gene encoding T-cell-interacting, activating receptor on myeloid cells protein 1-like isoform X3 produces the protein MISKLVTLLCLSKYPVETCWDHRKQQNWYEVWTKDRKRKGLCAGQGSRGTDESLPKPSLRAWPSSVMPRWSNVTLQCQTSTKKVNFVLRKGKVPLESVQSWISTDGLAEFQLTDLQPRDAGAYTCDYYRQRAPRTRSKSSDLLLLLVTGSFLKPSLQAHQRGEVTAGDTMTLRCQTPANVYETIMFALLKAGAAGPIQLQGPVEKETDFSLQNVTAGDTGNYSCVYFQTSAPFWASEPSDHLEIWVTGLYCPHAPGCPGRMSTGGEPCGF, from the exons ATGATCTCTAAGCTAGTGACGCTCCTCTGTCTCAGTAAGTATCCGGTGGAAACATGTTGGGACCATAGAAAACAACAGAACTGGTACGAGGTTTGGACTAAGGACAGGAAGAGAAAAG GGCTATGTGCTGGCCAAGGAAGCAGGGGGACTGACG AGTCCCTTCCCAAGCCCTCCCTCAGGGCCTGGCCCAGCTCGGTGATGCCTCGCTGGAGTAATGTGACGCTGCAATGCCAGACTTCTACCAAGAAAGTCAACTTTGTTCTCAGAAAGGGAAAAGTTCCTTTGGAGTCTGTGCAATCATGGATTTCCACAGATGGGCTGGCTGAATTTCAACTCACTGACCTACAACCCAGAGATGCTGGAGCGTACACCTGTGACTACTACAGACAGCGGGCCCCGCGCACGCGTTCAAAGTCCAGTGACCTCCTCCTACTACTGGTGACAG GAAGTTTTCTTAAACCTTCCCTGCAAGCCCACCAAAGGGGTGAGGTGACCGCAGGTGACACCATGACCCTGAGGTGCCAGACGCCAGCCAATGTTTATGAGACTATAATGTTTGCTCTACTGAAGGCGGGAGCAGCAGGGCCCATTCAGCTCCAGGGTCCAGTAGAGAAGGAGACAGACTTCTCCCTCCAGAATGTGACAGCTGGTGACACTGGGAACTACAGTTGTGTGTACTTCCAGACCAGTGCTCCTTTCTGGGCCTCCGAGCCCAGCGATCATCTGGAGATCTGGGTGACAG GTCTGTACTGCCCACATGCCCCTGGCTGCCCAGGAAGGATGAGCACTGGCGGGGAGCCCTGCGGATTCTGA
- the LOC131818884 gene encoding T-cell-interacting, activating receptor on myeloid cells protein 1-like isoform X1, translated as MISKLVTLLCLSKYPVETCWDHRKQQNWYEVWTKDRKRKGLCAGQGSRGTDESLPKPSLRAWPSSVMPRWSNVTLQCQTSTKKVNFVLRKGKVPLESVQSWISTDGLAEFQLTDLQPRDAGAYTCDYYRQRAPRTRSKSSDLLLLLVTGSFLKPSLQAHQRGEVTAGDTMTLRCQTPANVYETIMFALLKAGAAGPIQLQGPVEKETDFSLQNVTAGDTGNYSCVYFQTSAPFWASEPSDHLEIWVTAPPGAESEDYTLGNLIRLGLAAVIVVIWGGSRGGSLVRPEGVSTWIHIKQSVLPTCPWLPRKDEHWRGALRILSPMEPALFAL; from the exons ATGATCTCTAAGCTAGTGACGCTCCTCTGTCTCAGTAAGTATCCGGTGGAAACATGTTGGGACCATAGAAAACAACAGAACTGGTACGAGGTTTGGACTAAGGACAGGAAGAGAAAAG GGCTATGTGCTGGCCAAGGAAGCAGGGGGACTGACG AGTCCCTTCCCAAGCCCTCCCTCAGGGCCTGGCCCAGCTCGGTGATGCCTCGCTGGAGTAATGTGACGCTGCAATGCCAGACTTCTACCAAGAAAGTCAACTTTGTTCTCAGAAAGGGAAAAGTTCCTTTGGAGTCTGTGCAATCATGGATTTCCACAGATGGGCTGGCTGAATTTCAACTCACTGACCTACAACCCAGAGATGCTGGAGCGTACACCTGTGACTACTACAGACAGCGGGCCCCGCGCACGCGTTCAAAGTCCAGTGACCTCCTCCTACTACTGGTGACAG GAAGTTTTCTTAAACCTTCCCTGCAAGCCCACCAAAGGGGTGAGGTGACCGCAGGTGACACCATGACCCTGAGGTGCCAGACGCCAGCCAATGTTTATGAGACTATAATGTTTGCTCTACTGAAGGCGGGAGCAGCAGGGCCCATTCAGCTCCAGGGTCCAGTAGAGAAGGAGACAGACTTCTCCCTCCAGAATGTGACAGCTGGTGACACTGGGAACTACAGTTGTGTGTACTTCCAGACCAGTGCTCCTTTCTGGGCCTCCGAGCCCAGCGATCATCTGGAGATCTGGGTGACAG ctcCACCAGGGGCCGAGTCGGAGGACTACACCTTGGGCAACCTCATCCGACTGGGTCTGGCTGCCGTGATTGTGGTGATTTGGGGGGGCTCTCGTGGCGGAAGCCTGGTGCGGCCAGAAGGAGTCTCCACGTGGATCCACATAAAACA GTCTGTACTGCCCACATGCCCCTGGCTGCCCAGGAAGGATGAGCACTGGCGGGGAGCCCTGCGGATTCTGAGTCCCATGGAACCTGCACTCTTCGCTCTATGA
- the LOC131818884 gene encoding T-cell-interacting, activating receptor on myeloid cells protein 1-like isoform X2, whose product MISKLVTLLCLRLCAGQGSRGTDESLPKPSLRAWPSSVMPRWSNVTLQCQTSTKKVNFVLRKGKVPLESVQSWISTDGLAEFQLTDLQPRDAGAYTCDYYRQRAPRTRSKSSDLLLLLVTGSFLKPSLQAHQRGEVTAGDTMTLRCQTPANVYETIMFALLKAGAAGPIQLQGPVEKETDFSLQNVTAGDTGNYSCVYFQTSAPFWASEPSDHLEIWVTAPPGAESEDYTLGNLIRLGLAAVIVVIWGGSRGGSLVRPEGVSTWIHIKQSVLPTCPWLPRKDEHWRGALRILSPMEPALFAL is encoded by the exons ATGATCTCTAAGCTAGTGACGCTCCTCTGTCTCA GGCTATGTGCTGGCCAAGGAAGCAGGGGGACTGACG AGTCCCTTCCCAAGCCCTCCCTCAGGGCCTGGCCCAGCTCGGTGATGCCTCGCTGGAGTAATGTGACGCTGCAATGCCAGACTTCTACCAAGAAAGTCAACTTTGTTCTCAGAAAGGGAAAAGTTCCTTTGGAGTCTGTGCAATCATGGATTTCCACAGATGGGCTGGCTGAATTTCAACTCACTGACCTACAACCCAGAGATGCTGGAGCGTACACCTGTGACTACTACAGACAGCGGGCCCCGCGCACGCGTTCAAAGTCCAGTGACCTCCTCCTACTACTGGTGACAG GAAGTTTTCTTAAACCTTCCCTGCAAGCCCACCAAAGGGGTGAGGTGACCGCAGGTGACACCATGACCCTGAGGTGCCAGACGCCAGCCAATGTTTATGAGACTATAATGTTTGCTCTACTGAAGGCGGGAGCAGCAGGGCCCATTCAGCTCCAGGGTCCAGTAGAGAAGGAGACAGACTTCTCCCTCCAGAATGTGACAGCTGGTGACACTGGGAACTACAGTTGTGTGTACTTCCAGACCAGTGCTCCTTTCTGGGCCTCCGAGCCCAGCGATCATCTGGAGATCTGGGTGACAG ctcCACCAGGGGCCGAGTCGGAGGACTACACCTTGGGCAACCTCATCCGACTGGGTCTGGCTGCCGTGATTGTGGTGATTTGGGGGGGCTCTCGTGGCGGAAGCCTGGTGCGGCCAGAAGGAGTCTCCACGTGGATCCACATAAAACA GTCTGTACTGCCCACATGCCCCTGGCTGCCCAGGAAGGATGAGCACTGGCGGGGAGCCCTGCGGATTCTGAGTCCCATGGAACCTGCACTCTTCGCTCTATGA